Proteins encoded by one window of Fibrobacter sp. UWB15:
- a CDS encoding carbohydrate-binding protein, translating to MMFGFKIRRVACSVLAATALSAVSSFAVTSQFRGVNWADKRDNFVSDILVLSGMSLSDNYQSASVVADRVIGQFQELFGTNSVRIPVNEPTILKFWDTYTGVIDMGLSKGRIVMGYWGPAQPSGPKNMNDWWSMWAKIVEKYGDHPNAYFEIFNEPHMYSKTELRDLYAQWLSKFPNVPRDHILLDGSGLAWNVPDIADDPRFEGCLFAVHEYTFWNMSITTEQGWKNSFKGKVGKYIDRTVCTEWGGAMSPGDKAGVHYDYMDYNSTPTNYFMAYIRGMSDQLREWEMGSFYWPGLRDGDWYSMTKRSGEGANIKLEIVNQSGVDRMKMAWADTVETTPLVREAFSGEPAAIPGVIEAENYDKGGNRFSFYDKDAANKGEIYREDAVDVVTLDGATCNGDACKGYAIGYTEAGEWLEYSVKVAADGKYGVRANVATASETSKIQLLVDGKVLLDTVTIDKVDTTWNVYKEIDIGAANLTAGEHILRLVIAGSYVNVDWLQFCEKETCEDKTGIRAIDPTAVSKAAPRLRKQGGKLFVEKNGMRFDLTGHRIK from the coding sequence ATGATGTTTGGTTTTAAGATCAGGCGTGTTGCCTGTTCCGTTTTGGCTGCAACCGCGCTCTCGGCGGTGAGTTCTTTTGCAGTTACGAGCCAGTTCCGTGGGGTGAACTGGGCCGATAAACGTGACAATTTTGTCTCTGACATACTTGTGCTTTCGGGCATGAGCCTTTCGGACAATTACCAGTCGGCATCGGTTGTAGCGGACCGTGTGATTGGGCAGTTCCAGGAACTGTTCGGCACCAATAGCGTGCGTATCCCGGTGAACGAACCTACGATTCTCAAGTTCTGGGATACCTACACGGGCGTTATCGACATGGGCCTTTCCAAGGGCCGTATCGTGATGGGTTACTGGGGCCCCGCACAGCCTTCGGGCCCGAAAAATATGAATGACTGGTGGAGCATGTGGGCAAAAATCGTCGAAAAATACGGCGATCACCCGAATGCCTATTTTGAAATTTTCAATGAGCCGCACATGTACAGCAAAACGGAACTGCGCGACCTGTACGCCCAGTGGCTGAGCAAGTTCCCGAATGTGCCGCGCGACCATATTCTGCTTGACGGCTCGGGCCTTGCGTGGAATGTGCCCGACATTGCCGACGACCCGCGTTTTGAAGGTTGCCTTTTCGCGGTGCACGAATACACGTTCTGGAACATGAGCATTACCACCGAACAGGGCTGGAAAAACAGCTTCAAGGGTAAGGTGGGCAAGTACATTGACCGCACCGTGTGTACAGAATGGGGCGGTGCCATGAGCCCTGGCGACAAGGCTGGCGTGCATTACGACTACATGGACTATAATTCTACTCCGACGAATTACTTTATGGCCTACATCCGCGGCATGTCGGACCAGCTGCGCGAATGGGAGATGGGCAGCTTCTACTGGCCGGGGCTCCGCGATGGCGACTGGTACAGTATGACAAAGCGCAGCGGCGAAGGCGCAAACATCAAGCTCGAAATCGTGAACCAGTCGGGCGTAGACCGCATGAAAATGGCTTGGGCGGACACTGTCGAGACGACTCCGCTCGTGCGCGAGGCGTTTAGTGGCGAACCTGCGGCGATTCCGGGCGTAATCGAGGCCGAAAATTACGACAAGGGCGGGAACCGTTTCAGCTTCTACGATAAGGATGCCGCGAACAAGGGCGAAATCTACCGCGAAGACGCTGTGGATGTCGTTACCCTGGATGGTGCGACTTGCAATGGTGACGCTTGCAAGGGTTACGCGATTGGTTACACCGAAGCGGGCGAGTGGCTTGAATACAGCGTGAAAGTCGCTGCCGATGGCAAGTACGGCGTTCGCGCGAATGTAGCGACTGCTTCCGAGACTTCAAAAATCCAGCTGCTCGTCGATGGCAAGGTGCTTCTCGATACCGTTACGATTGACAAGGTTGACACGACCTGGAATGTATACAAAGAAATCGATATCGGAGCCGCTAACCTTACTGCTGGCGAACACATTCTAAGGCTTGTCATTGCAGGCAGCTATGTGAATGTAGACTGGCTCCAGTTCTGCGAAAAAGAAACTTGTGAAGACAAAACAGGAATCCGTGCAATCGATCCGACGGCTGTTTCTAAGGCGGCCCCGCGCCTGCGCAAGCAAGGCGGCAAGCTCTTTGTCGAAAAGAACGGAATGCGCTTCGACTTGACTGGACACCGTATCAAATAA